The nucleotide sequence GCCAGTTTGAAGGGCAACAGCAGCCGCGACAAAAAGCCGCCCTCGGCGGACAGGACCAGGCCGGTGCGAACCAGTACCACGCGTATGCCCATGGCCTCGGCCCGTTGCGCGGTTTCTTCCCAGGCGATGCACAGTTGGCTGGCAAAATCCTCGCTGACCGGCCCTGACGCTTCGGTCAGTTCCCGTTCGCCGCCGTCGCCGTACCAACCCACCGCGGAACCGGAAATCAACACGGCGGGTTTGCGCTCGCAGCGCTCCAGCCACGCCAGCAGAACCTCGGTCAGGGTGACGCGACTGCTCCATAACAACATCTTGCGCTTGTGGGTCCAGGGTCGGTCGGCAATCGGCGCTCCCGCGAGATTGACCACCGCGTCCACCGGCTCGTCGATCTCATCGAGCCTGGCGATTCCCCGTACCTGCGTCCCGCAGATCTTCGCCACCTCTTCGGCGCGGCGACTCCATACCGTCAGGCGATGTCCCTGCTCCAGCCAGAGGCGGCAGAGCTGACGTCCGATCAAACCAGTACCGCCGGTCAGCAATATGTGCATGAGATGTTCCTCGCAGCGCGTTTTACCCGGCCCACTAGTCTATTTTTATAAGCAGGGATTTTTCGTATCGGACAGGGTCTGTGTTTAACAATAGGTCAACCTGTCCAAACGCGAACGGTAAAACTTATACCAAAAACCCGAACTGTACAGGTTTAAACGACGGCGTAGCCTGTACAGAAAGGTAAACGAGGCCCTCATGACTGTACCCATCGCAATCATCGGCACCGGCATCGCCGGACTCTCAGCCGCCCAGGCCCTGACGGAGGCCGGGCATGTCGTTCAACTCTTCGATAAAAGCCACGGCAGCGGCGGACGCATGTCCAGCAAACGCAGCGACGCTGGCACACTGGACATGGGCGCGCAATATTTCACCGCCCGTGATCGCCGCTTCGTCACCGAAGTCCAGCGTTGGCAGGCCAACGGCTGGGCCGCGGAGTGGAACCCGCAACTCTACAACTTCCAGGGCGGGCAACTGACCCCCTCCCCGGACGAACAGACCCGCTGGGTCGGCACCCCGCGCATGAGCGCCATCACCCGCGCCTTGCTCGGCAAGTTGCAGGTGCAATTCTCCTGCCGGATCACCGAGGTCTACCGCGGCCAGGAACACTGGCACTTGCAGGACGCGGAAGGCTTCACCCATGGCCCCTTCGGCCAGGTTGTCATCGCCACGCCCGCGCCCCAGGCCACGGCACTGCTGGCGGCCGTGCCGAAACTGGCCGGGGTGGCGGCCGGCGTGAAGATGGACCCGACCTGGGCGGTGGCCCTGGCCTTCGAGCAGGCGCTGGATACGCCCATGGAAGGTTGCTTCGTACAAGACAGCCCACTCGACTGGCTGGCCCGCAACCGCAGCAAACCGGGACGCGACAGCAAGCTCGACACCTGGGTACTGCACGCCACCAGCGACTGG is from Pseudomonas sp. B21-056 and encodes:
- a CDS encoding TIGR01777 family oxidoreductase; protein product: MHILLTGGTGLIGRQLCRLWLEQGHRLTVWSRRAEEVAKICGTQVRGIARLDEIDEPVDAVVNLAGAPIADRPWTHKRKMLLWSSRVTLTEVLLAWLERCERKPAVLISGSAVGWYGDGGERELTEASGPVSEDFASQLCIAWEETAQRAEAMGIRVVLVRTGLVLSAEGGFLSRLLLPFKLALGGRIGNGRQWMPWVHIDDQIALIDFLLHRDDASGPYNACAPNPVRNRDFAKALGHVLNRPAVMPMPELVLKIALGELSLLLLGGQRATPARLQAAGFTFRFTDLPAALDDLSGRF
- a CDS encoding NAD(P)/FAD-dependent oxidoreductase → MTVPIAIIGTGIAGLSAAQALTEAGHVVQLFDKSHGSGGRMSSKRSDAGTLDMGAQYFTARDRRFVTEVQRWQANGWAAEWNPQLYNFQGGQLTPSPDEQTRWVGTPRMSAITRALLGKLQVQFSCRITEVYRGQEHWHLQDAEGFTHGPFGQVVIATPAPQATALLAAVPKLAGVAAGVKMDPTWAVALAFEQALDTPMEGCFVQDSPLDWLARNRSKPGRDSKLDTWVLHATSDWSRQHIDLPKEAVIEHLHGAFAELLHSAMPAPSFSVAHRWLYARPAGNHEWGALADADLGLYVCGDWCLSGRVEGAWLSGQEAARRLHASLQ